One window from the genome of Equus quagga isolate Etosha38 chromosome 6, UCLA_HA_Equagga_1.0, whole genome shotgun sequence encodes:
- the GJB6 gene encoding gap junction beta-6 protein yields the protein MDWGTLHTFIGGVNKHSTSIGKVWITVIFIFRVMILVVAAQEVWGDEQDDFVCNTLQPGCKNVCYDHFFPVSHIRLWALQLIFVSTPALLVAMHVAYYRHETARKFRRGEKRNEFKDLEDIKKQKVRIEGSLWWTYTSSIFFRIIFEAAFMYVFYFLYNGYHLPWVLKCGIDPCPNLVDCFISRPTEKTVFTVFMISASVICMLLNVAELCYLLLKVCFRRSKRGETQRNHPNHALKESKQNEMNELISDSGQNATTGFPS from the coding sequence ATGGACTGGGGTACCCTGCACACTTTCATCGGGGGTGTGAACAAGCACTCCACCAGCATCGGGAAGGTGTGGATCACTGTCATCTTCATTTTCCGTGTCATGATCCTTGTAGTGGCTGCTCAAGAAGTGTGGGGTGACGAACAGGATGATTTTGTCTGCAACACTCTGCAACCCGGATGCAAAAACGTGTGCTATGATCACTTTTTCCCCGTGTCCCACATCCGGCTGTGGGCCCTGCAGCTCATCTTCGTCTCCACCCCGGCCCTGCTGGTAGCCATGCATGTCGCCTACTACAGACATGAGACCGCCCGCAAGTTTAGGcgaggagagaagaggaatgaaTTCAAAGACTTAGAAGACATCAAAAAGCAGAAAGTTCGGATAGAGGGCTCCCTGTGGTGGACATACACCAGCAGCATCTTTTTCCGGATCATCTTTGAGGCAGCCTTCATGTACGTGTTTTACTTCCTTTACAATGGGTACCACCTGCCCTGGGTGCTGAAATGTGGGATCGACCCTTGCCCCAATCTTGTCGACTGCTTTATTTCTAGACCTACTGAGAAAACTGTGTTTACCGTTTTTatgatctctgcctctgtgataTGCATGCTGCTTAATGTGGCCGAGTTGTGTTACCTGCTGCTGAAAGTATGTTTTAGGAGATCAAAAAGAGGAGAGACCCAAAGAAATCACCCCAATCATGCCCTAAAAGAGAGTaagcaaaatgaaatgaatgagctGATTTCAGATAGTGGTCAAAATGCAACCACAGGTTTTCCAagttaa